The nucleotide window ACGGTTGTCGTAGCGCGGCGGTCCGGTATCGAGATCGCGCGTCGCCTCGTTGATGTTCTTCTTGAACTCCTTGATTCCCTTCCCCATCGATCCGGCGATCTCCGGGATGCGTTTCGCTCCGAAGAGGAGAAGCACGATCACGAGGATGATCATGATCTCCGGGAAGCCAAGATTGCCTAGCATTGTCTGTGTCTCCTAGAAGAGCGAACGCGCAATCAGATAGGCGATAAGTACGCCGACCAGACTGAGCAGTGATACATCGAGCGCCACCGGCCCAAGCGCGAACTTGATGATTACCATGTCGATCGGCAGGGGCCCTACCGAAGGGGTTACACCGGTCGTGAAGAATTCCTTCGCGGCGCCTGGCGGAAGGAATTTTCGCGCGACCTCCGTGAGCAGGCCGCCGGCGATGAAACCGCTTGCCAGAACGATACCGTGAAACACGGCTCCGCGCCTTACAGCTCCGCGTGGTGGCGGCATTATGCGTGTCGCTCCATTACATATGAAATAGACTCGAGGAGCGCCTGTCGCGCTACCGTTTCGGGGAGAACCGTGAGGGCTTCGCGGGCTTGCTGGGCGAAAACCGCACCCTGCTGGCGCGCATAC belongs to Gemmatimonadaceae bacterium and includes:
- a CDS encoding twin-arginine translocase TatA/TatE family subunit, with the protein product MLGNLGFPEIMIILVIVLLLFGAKRIPEIAGSMGKGIKEFKKNINEATRDLDTGPPRYDNRLNPPDLEQRKTTQSEETRPEPKRLI
- a CDS encoding DUF4321 domain-containing protein codes for the protein MPPPRGAVRRGAVFHGIVLASGFIAGGLLTEVARKFLPPGAAKEFFTTGVTPSVGPLPIDMVIIKFALGPVALDVSLLSLVGVLIAYLIARSLF